One Williamsia phyllosphaerae DNA segment encodes these proteins:
- a CDS encoding mycothiol transferase has product MTDQETSGEIVAARELLIDCFGRIDELVGELTGDLDTQTATFRPEPEANSIAWLIWHSARVQDDHVAGVADVDQVWPKWRDRFDLPFDDFATGYGMSSEDVGKVVVDAELLAGYHHDVHEQTVRYLEALTLAELERVVDENWDPPVTVSVRLVSVINDATQHIGQAAYLKGLAANF; this is encoded by the coding sequence ATGACAGACCAGGAGACATCAGGTGAGATCGTCGCGGCGCGCGAGCTGCTCATCGACTGCTTCGGCCGCATCGACGAGCTCGTCGGTGAGCTGACCGGCGACCTCGACACCCAGACCGCGACCTTCCGCCCCGAGCCCGAGGCCAACTCCATCGCGTGGCTCATCTGGCACTCGGCGCGCGTACAGGACGACCACGTCGCCGGTGTCGCCGACGTCGACCAGGTGTGGCCGAAGTGGCGCGACCGCTTCGATCTCCCGTTCGACGACTTCGCCACCGGTTACGGCATGAGCTCCGAGGACGTCGGCAAGGTCGTCGTCGACGCCGAGTTGCTGGCCGGATACCACCACGACGTGCACGAGCAGACCGTCCGCTACCTCGAGGCGCTGACGCTCGCCGAACTCGAACGGGTCGTCGACGAGAACTGGGATCCGCCGGTGACCGTGTCGGTGCGCCTGGTCAGCGTCATCAACGACGCGACGCAGCACATCGGCCAGGCCGCCTACCTCAAGGGCCTCGCCGCCAACTTCTGA
- the purS gene encoding phosphoribosylformylglycinamidine synthase subunit PurS, producing MARVVVDVMPKTEILDPQGQAIVGALGRLGFAGIADVRQGKRFELEVDGSVDDAALERIAAELLANTVIENFTVSRAEQ from the coding sequence ATGGCGCGTGTGGTTGTCGACGTGATGCCCAAGACGGAGATCCTCGACCCGCAGGGGCAGGCGATCGTGGGAGCGCTCGGCCGACTCGGCTTCGCCGGCATCGCCGACGTCCGGCAGGGCAAACGATTCGAGCTGGAGGTCGACGGTTCGGTCGACGACGCCGCCCTGGAGCGCATCGCAGCGGAACTGTTGGCCAACACCGTGATCGAGAACTTCACCGTCTCCCGGGCGGAGCAGTGA
- the purQ gene encoding phosphoribosylformylglycinamidine synthase subunit PurQ, protein MTARIGVITFPGTLDDIDASRAVRLAGAQPVELWHADADLQGVDAVIVPGGFSYGDYLRAGAIARFAPMMGAVVEAATHGTPILGICNGFQVLCEAGLLPGALTRNTGLHFVCRDQWLKVESTTSAWSSRFEPGAEILVPLKSGEGRFVASEEVLDELEGEGRVVFRYAGDNPNGSLRSIAGISSADGRIVGLMPHPEHATEPLTGPSDDGLGLFFSAIDAVLASA, encoded by the coding sequence GTGACGGCACGCATCGGGGTCATCACGTTCCCGGGGACCCTCGACGACATCGACGCCTCGCGGGCGGTCCGTCTCGCGGGTGCCCAGCCGGTCGAACTCTGGCACGCCGACGCCGATCTGCAGGGCGTCGACGCGGTCATCGTGCCCGGCGGTTTCTCCTACGGCGACTACCTGCGTGCCGGCGCCATCGCCCGCTTCGCCCCGATGATGGGCGCGGTGGTCGAGGCGGCCACCCACGGCACCCCGATCCTGGGTATCTGCAACGGTTTCCAGGTGCTGTGTGAGGCCGGTCTGCTGCCGGGTGCATTGACCCGTAACACCGGGTTGCACTTCGTCTGCCGTGACCAGTGGCTCAAGGTCGAGTCGACGACGTCGGCGTGGAGCAGTCGCTTCGAGCCGGGCGCCGAGATCCTGGTGCCGCTCAAGTCCGGCGAGGGGCGGTTCGTCGCCTCCGAAGAGGTGCTCGACGAACTCGAGGGCGAGGGCCGCGTCGTGTTCCGTTACGCCGGCGACAACCCGAACGGGTCGCTGCGTTCGATCGCGGGCATCTCGAGTGCCGACGGCCGCATCGTGGGCCTCATGCCTCACCCCGAGCACGCCACCGAGCCGCTGACCGGTCCCAGTGACGACGGACTCGGACTGTTCTTCTCCGCCATCGACGCGGTCCTGGCCTCGGCCTGA
- a CDS encoding MarR family winged helix-turn-helix transcriptional regulator translates to MTLTHPQPALSASVSEEQTFDVLVDFLNRLLCTTEVDALDSMMNTEISFSHFRTLMILSGRGRALSLNELGDALHLSLAAAGRNVDKLVGLGLVDRREDSQDRRVKRVSLTDEGHAMVSAHLDNKEDQFRSFVGRLPEELRDGLHSVLNSIVSGDYLSESDPVFVHRKSQKVNG, encoded by the coding sequence GTGACTCTCACCCACCCGCAGCCTGCGCTCTCGGCATCGGTGTCGGAGGAGCAGACGTTCGACGTGCTCGTCGATTTCCTCAACCGTCTGCTCTGCACGACCGAGGTCGACGCGCTCGACAGCATGATGAACACCGAGATCTCGTTCTCCCACTTCCGAACCCTGATGATCCTGTCCGGGCGCGGCCGGGCGTTGTCGTTGAACGAGCTCGGCGACGCGTTGCACCTGTCGCTCGCGGCGGCCGGACGCAACGTCGACAAGCTGGTGGGTCTGGGACTGGTGGACCGGCGCGAGGACAGCCAGGACCGCCGGGTCAAGCGGGTGTCCCTCACCGACGAGGGCCACGCGATGGTCAGCGCACATCTCGACAACAAGGAAGACCAGTTCCGCAGCTTCGTGGGCCGGTTGCCCGAAGAACTGCGTGACGGACTGCATTCCGTCCTGAACTCGATAGTCAGCGGCGACTATCTCTCCGAATCCGATCCGGTGTTCGTGCACCGGAAGAGCCAGAAAGTGAACGGATGA
- a CDS encoding DHA2 family efflux MFS transporter permease subunit — protein sequence MTSPTKASAEGAGAESGGLDARVLKIAAVVVLGAIMSILDTTVVAVAQNTFQDVFDTSAASAAWTATGYTLALAAVIPLSSWAAARFGTKKVYLTSLVLFVIGSILCAFAWNIGSLVAFRMLQGAGGGMLMPVGMMILTRAAGPERVGSVMAVLGVPMLLGPIAGPILGGVLIEYVSWHWIFLINVPIGILAFLYSAWILEDDDEKTRPPFDFVGLLLLSPGLALFLYGVSSSNDAGTFIAAKVLIPMVIGAALIIAFVFHALRGKNNNPLIDLRLFKNPTLSWTVVTFSLFLIAFFGASLLFPQYFIGVRGESTLMAGLLVAPQGLGAMITMPIAGRMTDKIGPGKFVLTGIVLIAFGLGAFMFLGAGTSYWILGAALFVQGLGMGMSMMPMMSAALATLSADKVADGSTLVNVVQQTAASVGTAVISVILASNLKSVTPPTPSGLAGAFGDTFVVAVVLIVLCLVPAFFLPRKKVSVHTEIGADGEPVKAAPVMMH from the coding sequence ATGACCTCACCTACCAAGGCCTCCGCAGAAGGGGCAGGCGCAGAGAGCGGCGGTCTCGACGCGCGGGTTCTGAAGATCGCCGCCGTGGTCGTGCTCGGCGCGATCATGTCCATCCTCGACACCACCGTGGTCGCGGTGGCGCAGAACACCTTCCAGGACGTCTTCGACACGTCCGCGGCGAGCGCCGCGTGGACCGCGACCGGCTACACCCTGGCCCTGGCCGCGGTCATCCCGCTGTCGAGCTGGGCCGCAGCACGTTTCGGCACCAAGAAGGTCTACCTGACCTCGCTGGTCCTGTTCGTCATCGGGTCCATCCTCTGTGCTTTCGCCTGGAACATCGGCTCGCTCGTCGCGTTCCGCATGCTGCAGGGCGCTGGCGGCGGCATGCTGATGCCCGTCGGCATGATGATCCTGACGCGCGCTGCCGGACCCGAGCGTGTCGGTTCGGTCATGGCAGTCCTCGGTGTCCCGATGCTGTTGGGCCCCATCGCCGGCCCGATCCTGGGCGGCGTGCTCATCGAGTACGTGTCCTGGCACTGGATCTTCCTGATCAACGTCCCGATCGGCATCCTCGCCTTCCTGTACTCGGCCTGGATCCTCGAGGACGACGACGAGAAGACCAGGCCGCCGTTCGATTTCGTCGGACTGCTGCTGCTCTCGCCGGGTCTCGCGCTGTTCCTGTACGGCGTGTCGTCGTCGAACGACGCGGGAACGTTCATCGCAGCCAAGGTGCTGATCCCGATGGTGATCGGCGCCGCCCTGATCATCGCGTTCGTGTTCCACGCCCTGCGCGGCAAGAACAACAACCCGTTGATCGACCTGCGACTCTTCAAGAACCCCACGCTGAGCTGGACCGTGGTCACGTTCAGCCTGTTCCTGATCGCGTTCTTCGGCGCCTCGCTGCTGTTCCCGCAGTACTTCATCGGCGTGCGCGGCGAGTCCACCCTGATGGCCGGATTGCTGGTCGCACCACAGGGTCTCGGCGCGATGATCACCATGCCCATCGCGGGCCGGATGACCGACAAGATCGGTCCGGGCAAGTTCGTCCTGACCGGCATCGTGTTGATCGCCTTCGGCCTGGGGGCGTTCATGTTCCTCGGCGCCGGGACGTCCTACTGGATCCTGGGTGCGGCGCTGTTCGTGCAGGGTCTCGGTATGGGCATGTCGATGATGCCGATGATGTCGGCCGCGTTGGCCACCCTGTCGGCCGACAAGGTCGCCGACGGCTCGACGCTCGTCAACGTCGTCCAGCAGACCGCCGCCTCGGTCGGTACCGCGGTCATCTCGGTGATCCTCGCCAGCAACCTCAAGTCGGTGACGCCCCCGACGCCGTCCGGTCTCGCCGGGGCCTTCGGTGACACGTTCGTCGTCGCCGTGGTGTTGATCGTCCTGTGCCTGGTGCCTGCGTTCTTCCTGCCCCGCAAGAAGGTGTCGGTGCACACCGAGATCGGTGCCGACGGCGAGCCCGTCAAGGCCGCTCCGGTCATGATGCACTGA
- a CDS encoding DUF559 domain-containing protein — protein MQPDQHPFWGDENLIRTDAAARDVRRDCRRIQRGVHAPPHFTLTDHDLIRAAAMRAGDGAVVAGMSAAVLHGARFADYDADIELIRGLTGQGRQFDGVRIMRTDHLAAGDVQVVDGLTVTTPVRTAYDIGRRGPAWKALARLDDLAYVSDLDLAELWSYIRDHPHTKGIRQIRDLIQYIEPKSESPRESALRYLIIKSGLPRPEAQIEVFGADGRLIAKLDLGYRRYKIDIEFDGVEHHTSAGDRADNAERDRKLAELGWDTIRVTGQAMSTNPDTVVSRIEELLAIRGCREPRRH, from the coding sequence GTGCAGCCCGACCAGCATCCCTTCTGGGGAGACGAGAACTTGATCCGTACTGACGCCGCGGCGCGAGACGTGCGGAGGGACTGTCGTCGAATCCAACGCGGCGTACACGCTCCACCCCACTTCACCCTCACCGACCACGACCTCATCCGGGCGGCAGCGATGCGCGCCGGGGATGGCGCGGTCGTCGCTGGAATGAGTGCCGCGGTTCTCCACGGAGCCCGTTTCGCCGACTACGACGCAGACATCGAACTGATTCGGGGCCTAACGGGCCAGGGCCGACAGTTCGACGGTGTGCGCATCATGCGAACCGACCACCTCGCAGCAGGAGACGTACAGGTGGTCGACGGCCTGACTGTAACCACCCCGGTTCGCACCGCTTACGACATAGGTCGACGGGGACCGGCTTGGAAAGCTCTGGCACGCCTGGACGATCTCGCCTATGTATCCGACCTGGACCTCGCGGAACTCTGGTCGTATATCCGCGATCACCCACACACGAAAGGGATCCGCCAGATCCGCGACCTGATCCAGTACATCGAGCCCAAATCGGAATCCCCTCGCGAGAGCGCCTTGCGATACCTGATCATCAAGAGTGGTCTGCCGCGTCCGGAGGCACAGATAGAGGTGTTCGGTGCAGACGGCCGCCTCATCGCCAAACTGGATCTCGGCTACCGCCGGTACAAGATCGACATCGAGTTCGATGGCGTCGAGCACCACACATCGGCCGGCGATCGCGCCGACAATGCTGAACGCGATCGCAAGCTCGCCGAACTCGGCTGGGACACCATCCGCGTCACCGGTCAGGCGATGTCGACGAACCCGGACACGGTCGTCTCCAGGATCGAGGAGTTGCTGGCCATCCGCGGCTGTCGCGAACCTCGGCGACACTGA
- a CDS encoding glutathione peroxidase, whose protein sequence is MTSINTIPLTTLQGSDTTLGDFSGPVLVVNVASKCGLTPQYSGLEKIAEDYRDRGLTVVGVPCNQFMGQEPGTAEEIETFCSTTYGVTFPLLEKVEVNGDDRHPLYVELTQATDDSGEAGDVQWNFEKFLLDADGTVVRRFRPRTEPDAPEVIEAIEAVL, encoded by the coding sequence ATGACCTCCATCAACACCATCCCCCTCACCACCCTGCAGGGCTCCGACACCACGCTCGGCGACTTCAGCGGTCCCGTCCTCGTCGTCAACGTGGCCAGCAAGTGCGGCCTGACCCCGCAGTACAGCGGCCTCGAGAAGATCGCCGAGGACTACCGCGACCGTGGACTCACCGTCGTCGGCGTCCCGTGTAACCAGTTCATGGGCCAGGAGCCCGGCACGGCGGAGGAGATCGAGACCTTCTGCTCGACCACCTACGGCGTGACCTTCCCTCTGTTGGAGAAGGTGGAGGTCAACGGCGACGATCGGCACCCGCTCTACGTCGAGTTGACGCAGGCGACCGATGATTCCGGTGAGGCGGGTGATGTGCAATGGAATTTCGAGAAGTTCCTGCTCGACGCCGACGGGACCGTCGTCCGACGCTTCCGTCCGCGCACCGAGCCCGACGCCCCCGAGGTCATCGAGGCCATCGAAGCCGTTCTCTGA
- the purB gene encoding adenylosuccinate lyase encodes MSDKPRISNVLAGRYASADLVSLWSPEHKISLERQLWIAVLSAQRELGVDVPDGVIEDYQRVVDQIDLASIADRERVTRHDVKARIEEFNDLAGHEHIHKGMTSRDLTENVEQLQILRSLQHVHAHGVAVAARLADRAAEYSSVVMAGRSHNVAAQATTLGKRFASAADELLVSLTRLRELIDRYPLRGIKGPMGTSQDMLDLLDGDTAKLAQLESKVAAHLGFSHSLTSVGQVYPRSLDHDVVSALVQVAAGPSSLAHTIRLMAGHELVTEGFQPGQVGSSAMPHKMNTRSCERVNGLAVILRGYGSMAAELAGAQWNEGDVFCSVVRRVALPDAFFAIDGLMETFLTVLAEFGAYPAVIEKELARYLPFLATTKVLIAAVRAGVGRETAHEAIKENAVAVALAMREQGREPDLIDRLAADDRLPLDRAALDAALADKAAFIGAAEQQVADVVGAVGELVARYPDAASYEPAPIL; translated from the coding sequence GTGTCTGACAAACCCCGCATCAGCAATGTCCTGGCCGGCCGCTACGCATCGGCCGATCTCGTGTCGTTGTGGTCGCCCGAGCACAAGATCTCTCTCGAGCGTCAGCTCTGGATCGCCGTGCTCTCGGCGCAGCGGGAACTCGGTGTCGATGTGCCCGACGGTGTCATCGAGGACTATCAGCGCGTCGTCGACCAGATCGACCTGGCGTCGATCGCCGACCGCGAACGGGTCACCCGGCATGACGTGAAGGCGCGCATCGAGGAGTTCAACGACCTCGCCGGCCACGAACACATCCACAAGGGCATGACCAGCCGCGACCTCACCGAGAACGTCGAGCAGCTGCAGATCCTGCGATCGCTGCAGCACGTGCACGCCCACGGTGTCGCCGTCGCGGCCCGTTTGGCCGACCGCGCCGCGGAGTACTCGTCGGTCGTGATGGCCGGCCGCAGCCACAACGTCGCCGCACAGGCCACCACGCTGGGCAAGCGTTTCGCCTCCGCCGCCGACGAACTGCTGGTGTCGCTGACGCGGCTGCGCGAGCTGATCGACCGGTACCCGCTGCGCGGCATCAAGGGACCGATGGGCACCTCGCAGGACATGCTCGACCTGCTCGACGGTGACACCGCGAAACTGGCGCAGCTGGAGTCGAAGGTCGCTGCGCACCTGGGCTTCTCACACTCGCTGACCTCGGTGGGGCAGGTCTATCCCCGCTCGCTCGACCACGACGTGGTCTCGGCGCTGGTCCAGGTCGCCGCCGGACCGTCGTCGCTGGCGCACACGATCCGGCTGATGGCGGGACACGAACTGGTCACCGAGGGCTTCCAACCCGGCCAGGTGGGCAGCTCGGCCATGCCGCACAAGATGAACACCCGCAGCTGCGAGCGCGTCAACGGCCTCGCGGTGATTCTCCGCGGCTACGGCTCCATGGCCGCCGAACTCGCAGGCGCGCAATGGAACGAGGGAGATGTGTTCTGCTCGGTGGTGCGCCGTGTCGCGCTGCCGGATGCGTTCTTCGCCATCGACGGGCTGATGGAGACCTTCCTGACGGTGCTCGCCGAGTTCGGTGCGTACCCGGCGGTGATCGAGAAGGAACTCGCGCGGTACCTGCCCTTCCTCGCCACGACCAAGGTCCTCATCGCCGCCGTGCGCGCGGGTGTCGGACGCGAGACCGCCCACGAGGCGATCAAGGAGAACGCGGTCGCCGTCGCGTTGGCGATGCGTGAGCAGGGTCGCGAGCCCGACCTCATCGATCGTCTCGCCGCCGACGACCGGCTCCCGTTGGACCGGGCCGCGCTCGACGCCGCGCTCGCCGACAAGGCCGCGTTCATCGGGGCCGCGGAGCAGCAGGTGGCCGACGTGGTCGGCGCGGTCGGCGAGCTGGTCGCACGCTATCCCGACGCCGCGTCGTACGAGCCCGCACCGATCCTGTAA
- a CDS encoding phosphoribosylaminoimidazolesuccinocarboxamide synthase, producing the protein MRPSLESYQHVASGKVRELYAVDDETLLMVSSDRISAYDHILSTPIPDKGRVLTAMTFFWFDTLGVPNHLAGGPTDERIPAELVGRSMVVRRLPMLPVECVARGYLTGSGLLDYQASGAVCGIALPDGLGEASRLPEPIFTPASKADLGDHDENIDYETVVGKVGVEVAAAARSATLEIYSRGTELAAERGIILADTKFEFGTAADGSLVLADEVMTPDSSRYWDAETYRPGEVQPSFDKQIVRNWLTGPDSGWDRRADGPPPPLPADVAERTRARYIEAYERISGLSFADWPEGEQ; encoded by the coding sequence ATGCGTCCTTCACTGGAGTCCTATCAGCACGTGGCGTCGGGAAAGGTGCGCGAGCTCTACGCAGTCGATGACGAGACGTTGTTGATGGTCTCGTCGGACCGCATCTCGGCCTACGACCACATCCTCTCCACGCCCATCCCGGACAAGGGCCGCGTCCTGACCGCGATGACCTTCTTCTGGTTCGACACCCTCGGTGTGCCCAACCATCTGGCCGGGGGGCCCACCGACGAGCGCATCCCGGCCGAGCTCGTCGGGCGGTCGATGGTGGTCCGGCGTCTGCCGATGCTGCCGGTGGAGTGTGTGGCGCGGGGGTATCTGACGGGGTCGGGTCTGTTGGACTACCAGGCGTCCGGAGCGGTCTGCGGGATCGCTCTCCCGGACGGCCTGGGCGAGGCGTCGCGGCTGCCCGAGCCCATCTTCACCCCGGCGTCGAAGGCCGATCTCGGCGACCACGACGAGAACATCGACTACGAGACGGTCGTCGGCAAGGTCGGTGTCGAGGTCGCGGCAGCCGCCCGCAGTGCCACGCTCGAGATCTACTCGCGAGGAACCGAACTGGCGGCAGAGCGTGGGATCATTCTCGCCGACACCAAGTTCGAGTTCGGGACCGCCGCCGATGGATCATTGGTGCTCGCCGACGAGGTGATGACGCCGGACAGCTCCCGTTACTGGGATGCGGAGACCTATCGTCCGGGGGAGGTGCAGCCCAGCTTCGACAAGCAGATCGTGCGGAACTGGTTGACCGGCCCGGATTCGGGATGGGACCGCCGTGCCGACGGCCCGCCACCCCCGTTGCCCGCCGACGTCGCCGAGCGCACGCGGGCGCGTTACATCGAAGCCTATGAACGTATTTCAGGTCTGTCGTTCGCCGACTGGCCGGAGGGAGAGCAGTGA
- a CDS encoding SelT/SelW/SelH family protein translates to MDHAPAVRITYCTQCNWLLRASWMATELLSTFGSDLSGVTLIPGTGGIFTVEVDDNSVWDRRRDGGFPDIVTLKQRVRDVADPDRDLGHGDRSRPVTPTVDHSPSTTEDT, encoded by the coding sequence GTGGACCATGCCCCCGCCGTGCGCATCACCTACTGCACGCAGTGCAATTGGCTGCTCCGGGCATCGTGGATGGCAACCGAACTGCTGTCGACCTTCGGCTCCGATCTCTCCGGCGTGACCCTGATACCGGGTACCGGCGGGATCTTCACCGTGGAGGTCGACGACAATTCGGTGTGGGACCGCAGACGCGACGGCGGGTTTCCGGACATCGTCACCCTCAAACAACGGGTTCGCGACGTGGCAGATCCGGACCGAGACCTCGGGCACGGGGACCGGAGCCGACCTGTGACGCCCACCGTCGACCACTCACCCAGCACTACGGAGGACACATGA
- a CDS encoding DUF2334 domain-containing protein — protein MAGQLYVSISGIRTETAAAVRDFTETLAAREVPVSLLVAPRLKHGYRLLDDTDTVGWLRDRRSGDDAIVLHGYDQAATKRRRAEFAVIAAHEAALRLTAADRVLERSGLRTRIFAAPRWSASAGALEALPQAGFRVNLGFSGWNDLSTGSFHRSRVLGFGDGFRADAWWCRMVVVASNRTARKGGVVRLSIAAKHLDNPMARSTILDCVDLSLHHGLAPVTYRELTHSAARRSAA, from the coding sequence ATGGCAGGACAGCTCTACGTATCGATCTCCGGCATCCGTACCGAGACCGCGGCCGCGGTCCGGGACTTCACCGAGACCCTCGCCGCGCGTGAGGTCCCGGTGTCGTTGCTGGTTGCGCCGCGTCTCAAGCACGGGTACCGACTCCTGGACGACACCGACACCGTCGGGTGGCTGCGGGACCGACGGTCCGGCGACGACGCGATCGTGCTGCACGGATACGACCAAGCGGCCACCAAGCGTCGTCGCGCCGAGTTCGCGGTCATCGCCGCCCACGAGGCGGCGCTTCGGCTGACCGCCGCCGACCGGGTCCTCGAGCGCAGCGGTCTGCGCACGCGCATCTTCGCCGCCCCTCGGTGGTCCGCGTCCGCGGGCGCGCTCGAGGCACTGCCGCAGGCCGGGTTCCGGGTCAACCTCGGGTTCTCCGGCTGGAACGACCTGTCGACCGGGTCGTTCCACCGCTCGCGGGTGCTCGGGTTCGGCGACGGGTTCCGGGCGGACGCCTGGTGGTGTCGCATGGTGGTCGTCGCGTCGAACCGCACCGCACGAAAGGGTGGGGTCGTTCGACTGTCGATCGCCGCCAAACACCTCGACAACCCGATGGCGCGCTCGACCATCCTCGACTGCGTCGACCTCTCGTTGCACCACGGTCTGGCGCCGGTCACCTACCGTGAGCTGACGCACTCGGCCGCGCGACGCAGCGCTGCGTAG
- a CDS encoding S9 family peptidase codes for MTDKQAVPVAKKVPSTRVHHGDEVVDNYEWLREKDDPEVISFLEAQNALTEADTAELADLRAAIYGEIKSRTQETDMSVPSRRGQYWCYARTVEGQQYALRCRAPISGDDDWDPPTVSGDDPLPGEQVLLDSNLDAEGTDFYSLGAFSVTDDGTMLAYSVDKVGDERYTLRFKDLRSGELLTETVENTAPGATWSHDGRHIFYLTVDDAWRPDTVWRHDLGAGTDDVKVFHEPDERFWVGIGGTRSDKYLMIGLGSKITSEVHVLSADDPTGEFQVVWPRRDGVEYDVEHAVIGGEDRFLITHNENAENFELLDAPVDDPTATRVLIPHDAESRLEGVDAFADQLVLSYRRAATPRIAIADIRGAKSSSDVSFEELTFDEPLSSVGLAGNPEWAAPRLRIGYTSFIEPSEIIDLDVTSGDRILLKRQVVLGDYDPADYEQKREWVTAADGTQVPLSIVSRKGVSRPAPTLLYGYGSYEASMDPGFSIARLSLLDRGVVFVIAHIRGGGEMGRHWYENGKTLTKKNTFTDFVDSARHLVDSRATTPAQLVGEGGSAGGLLIGAVANLAPELFSGILAVVPFVDPLTSILDPSLPLTVIEWDEWGNPLEDKEVYEYMRSYSPYENVAALEYPAILALTSLNDTRVMYTEAAKWVARLQDNSTSDNAILLKTEMSAGHGGVSGRYKQWEEVAFEHAWVLRQTGAV; via the coding sequence GTGACCGACAAGCAGGCCGTGCCCGTCGCCAAGAAGGTGCCCAGCACCCGGGTGCACCATGGCGACGAGGTCGTCGACAACTACGAGTGGCTGCGCGAGAAGGACGACCCGGAGGTCATCTCCTTCCTCGAGGCGCAGAACGCCCTCACCGAGGCCGACACCGCGGAGCTCGCCGACCTACGGGCTGCGATCTACGGTGAGATCAAGTCGCGCACACAGGAAACCGACATGTCGGTGCCGTCGCGGCGCGGGCAGTACTGGTGCTACGCGCGGACGGTGGAGGGCCAGCAGTACGCACTGCGGTGCCGCGCGCCGATCTCCGGCGACGACGACTGGGATCCGCCGACGGTGTCCGGTGACGACCCGCTGCCCGGCGAGCAGGTCCTCCTCGACTCCAACCTCGACGCCGAGGGCACCGACTTCTACAGCCTCGGTGCGTTCTCGGTGACCGACGACGGAACGATGCTGGCCTACAGTGTCGACAAGGTCGGCGACGAGCGATACACGCTGCGTTTCAAGGATCTTCGCAGCGGTGAGCTGCTGACGGAGACGGTGGAGAACACCGCCCCGGGCGCGACCTGGTCGCACGACGGTCGTCACATCTTCTACCTCACCGTCGACGACGCCTGGCGTCCCGACACCGTGTGGCGCCACGATCTCGGCGCCGGCACCGACGACGTGAAGGTGTTCCACGAGCCCGACGAGCGGTTCTGGGTCGGCATCGGCGGGACGCGCAGCGACAAGTACCTGATGATCGGGCTCGGGTCGAAGATCACCTCCGAGGTGCACGTGCTCTCGGCCGACGACCCGACCGGGGAATTCCAGGTGGTCTGGCCACGCCGCGACGGTGTCGAGTACGACGTCGAGCACGCCGTGATCGGTGGCGAGGACCGCTTTCTCATCACCCACAACGAGAATGCCGAGAACTTCGAGCTCCTCGACGCCCCGGTCGACGACCCCACCGCGACGCGGGTCCTGATCCCGCACGACGCGGAATCGCGGCTCGAGGGGGTCGACGCCTTCGCCGATCAGTTGGTGCTCAGCTACCGACGTGCGGCGACCCCGCGGATCGCGATCGCCGACATCCGTGGGGCGAAGAGCTCGTCGGATGTGTCGTTCGAGGAGTTGACCTTCGACGAGCCGCTGTCGTCGGTCGGACTGGCCGGCAACCCCGAGTGGGCGGCGCCGCGACTGCGGATCGGCTACACCAGCTTCATCGAGCCCAGCGAGATCATCGACCTCGACGTCACCTCGGGGGACCGGATCCTGCTCAAACGTCAAGTGGTGCTGGGTGATTACGACCCGGCCGACTACGAGCAGAAGCGCGAGTGGGTCACCGCGGCCGACGGCACGCAGGTCCCGTTGTCGATCGTGAGTCGCAAGGGGGTGTCGCGGCCGGCTCCGACACTGCTCTACGGCTACGGCTCGTACGAGGCGAGCATGGATCCCGGGTTCTCGATCGCGCGGTTGTCGCTGCTCGACCGGGGTGTCGTGTTCGTCATCGCGCACATCCGCGGTGGTGGCGAGATGGGTCGGCACTGGTACGAGAACGGCAAGACCCTCACGAAGAAGAACACCTTCACCGACTTCGTCGATTCGGCACGGCATCTCGTCGATTCCCGGGCGACCACCCCGGCGCAGCTCGTCGGGGAGGGTGGCTCGGCCGGCGGTCTGCTGATCGGGGCGGTCGCGAATCTCGCGCCCGAGCTGTTCAGCGGGATCCTCGCGGTGGTGCCCTTCGTCGACCCGCTCACGTCCATCCTCGACCCGTCGTTGCCGCTCACCGTCATCGAATGGGACGAGTGGGGGAACCCGCTGGAGGACAAAGAGGTCTACGAGTACATGCGGTCGTACTCGCCGTACGAGAACGTCGCCGCACTCGAGTACCCGGCGATCCTCGCGCTCACGTCGCTCAACGACACCCGCGTGATGTACACCGAGGCGGCCAAGTGGGTGGCGCGGTTGCAGGACAACTCGACGTCGGACAACGCGATCCTGCTCAAGACCGAGATGTCCGCCGGGCACGGCGGCGTCAGCGGTCGCTACAAGCAGTGGGAAGAGGTCGCCTTCGAACACGCCTGGGTCCTCCGCCAGACGGGTGCCGTCTGA